In Candidatus Sodalis pierantonius str. SOPE, one DNA window encodes the following:
- the pabC gene encoding aminodeoxychorismate lyase: MYWINGIPQAQLPLTDRTVHFGDGFFTTARLLDGDIPLLTWHLERLAQAGQRLLFAPFDVDALRREMLAAAHGGGDGVIKALISRGSGGRGYSFRGCDAPQRIVARTPAPAQYPRWRQEGVRLSLSSVRLARNSLLAGIKHNNRLEQVLVRAHLDRDGADEALVLDTEGVVVECCSANLFWRQGREVFTPALRYAGVAGVMRRHVMSLLPALGYSLEEVSVGPDALTTADEVFITNALLPVVPVQAIDTRQYADRTLYLQLSPLC, translated from the coding sequence ATGTATTGGATCAACGGTATCCCGCAGGCACAATTGCCGCTCACCGATCGCACCGTACATTTCGGCGATGGTTTCTTCACCACCGCCCGGTTGCTTGATGGAGACATTCCTCTACTGACGTGGCATCTCGAACGGCTGGCGCAGGCGGGGCAGCGGTTACTGTTCGCGCCATTCGATGTCGACGCCCTGCGTCGTGAAATGCTGGCGGCGGCACACGGCGGCGGCGATGGCGTGATCAAAGCGCTGATAAGCCGCGGCAGCGGCGGCAGGGGCTATAGCTTTCGCGGCTGCGACGCGCCGCAGCGCATCGTTGCGCGCACCCCTGCGCCGGCGCAGTATCCCCGCTGGCGCCAGGAAGGCGTGCGGCTTAGCCTAAGCTCGGTGCGCCTGGCGCGTAATTCGCTGCTGGCGGGTATCAAGCACAATAACCGTTTGGAGCAGGTGCTCGTGCGCGCCCACCTGGACCGCGACGGCGCGGACGAGGCGCTGGTGCTGGACACCGAGGGTGTTGTGGTGGAGTGTTGCAGCGCCAATCTTTTCTGGCGCCAAGGGCGAGAGGTGTTCACGCCCGCGCTGCGTTATGCCGGCGTCGCCGGCGTGATGCGTCGCCATGTCATGTCGCTGCTGCCGGCGCTGGGCTACTCGCTGGAGGAAGTGAGCGTCGGGCCCGACGCCCTGACCACGGCGGATGAGGTGTTTATCACCAACGCCCTGTTGCCGGTGGTGCCGGTGCAGGCGATAGACACCCGGCAGTATGCCGACAGAACGCTCTACTTGCAGCTTAGCCCGCTGTGTTGA
- the mltG gene encoding endolytic transglycosylase MltG gives MKKKRLLIILPLVLVALAVGCLLRIKHFAAEPLILKQETIFTLPAGTGRDGLQQLLRRQHLARHLGWLPWLMELEPSLAPVKAGTYRLKPGMTVRDLLQLLVSGKEAQFSIRFIEGSTLKEWLGILGRAPYMKHDLQGATAQTLGAKLGEAADSVLEGQFYPDTYLYTANTPESAILKRARQRMNTTLAQIWQGRAEGLPYKTQQALLTMASIVEKETGVKEERARVASVFINRLRIGMKLQTDPTVIYGMGENYRGSITRQNLTMPTPYNTYIITGLPPTPIAMPGQASLEAAAHPVKSVYLYFVADGSGGHVFTTNLASHNQAVQHYRQRQNAKENHEQ, from the coding sequence ATGAAAAAGAAAAGGCTTCTCATCATCCTGCCGCTGGTGCTGGTAGCGCTGGCCGTCGGCTGCCTGTTGCGGATCAAACATTTTGCCGCTGAGCCATTGATCCTCAAGCAGGAAACAATTTTTACCTTGCCGGCCGGAACCGGTCGCGACGGTCTGCAACAGTTGCTGCGTCGACAGCATTTGGCGCGACATCTCGGCTGGCTGCCGTGGCTGATGGAGCTGGAGCCATCGTTGGCGCCGGTCAAGGCCGGCACCTATCGGCTGAAGCCGGGAATGACGGTGCGCGATCTGCTGCAACTGCTGGTCAGCGGCAAAGAGGCGCAGTTTTCCATCCGTTTTATTGAAGGATCAACGCTGAAAGAGTGGCTGGGCATTCTCGGACGGGCGCCGTATATGAAACACGATCTGCAGGGCGCCACCGCGCAGACGCTGGGCGCGAAACTCGGTGAGGCGGCGGATAGCGTGCTGGAGGGGCAGTTTTATCCCGACACCTATCTTTATACCGCCAATACTCCCGAAAGCGCGATTCTCAAGCGCGCGCGCCAGCGCATGAATACTACCCTGGCGCAGATCTGGCAGGGACGGGCCGAGGGCCTGCCGTACAAGACGCAGCAGGCGCTGTTGACCATGGCATCCATCGTTGAGAAAGAGACCGGGGTGAAAGAGGAGCGCGCGCGCGTTGCGTCGGTGTTTATTAACCGGCTGCGTATCGGCATGAAACTGCAAACCGACCCGACGGTTATCTACGGTATGGGCGAAAATTATCGCGGCAGTATTACGCGGCAGAATTTAACGATGCCGACGCCGTATAATACCTATATCATTACCGGGCTGCCGCCGACGCCGATTGCGATGCCCGGCCAGGCTTCACTGGAGGCGGCTGCGCACCCAGTGAAAAGCGTCTACCTCTATTTCGTCGCCGACGGGAGCGGTGGTCATGTGTTTACCACCAATTTGGCGAGCCATAACCAGGCGGTACAGCACTATCGCCAGCGGCAGAACGCAAAGGAAAATCATGAACAGTAA
- the tmk gene encoding dTMP kinase codes for MNSKFIVIEGLEGAGKTSAIAEVVDVLRQQGIRDVVFTREPGGTPLAEALRTLIKDGVGDEPVTDRAELLMLYAARVQLVEGVIKPALARGAWVVGDRHDLSSQAYQGGGRGMDTRLLQTLRDAVLGEFRPDLTLYLDIPPALGLARARARGELDRIEVESLAFFERTRARYQALAADARIVTIDASQPLAAVSAAIHARLTQWLRAQVPSP; via the coding sequence ATGAACAGTAAATTCATCGTGATCGAGGGGCTGGAAGGCGCCGGCAAAACCAGCGCGATTGCCGAGGTGGTCGACGTTCTGCGTCAGCAGGGGATTCGCGATGTGGTATTTACCCGCGAACCGGGCGGTACGCCGCTGGCGGAGGCGCTGCGCACGCTGATTAAAGACGGCGTGGGCGATGAGCCCGTCACCGACCGTGCGGAATTGCTGATGCTTTATGCCGCGCGGGTACAGCTGGTGGAAGGGGTTATCAAGCCGGCGCTGGCCCGGGGCGCCTGGGTGGTGGGCGACCGCCACGATCTCTCGTCCCAGGCCTATCAGGGCGGCGGACGCGGCATGGATACGCGCCTGTTGCAAACGCTGCGCGATGCGGTACTGGGCGAGTTCCGCCCCGACCTGACGCTGTATCTGGACATTCCGCCGGCGCTGGGTCTGGCCCGCGCCCGCGCCCGCGGCGAGCTGGATCGGATCGAAGTGGAGTCGCTGGCGTTTTTCGAGCGCACCCGCGCCCGTTATCAGGCGCTGGCGGCGGACGCGCGTATCGTGACCATTGACGCCAGCCAGCCGCTCGCCGCGGTGAGCGCCGCGATCCACGCCCGCCTGACGCAATGGCTACGCGCGCAGGTGCCGTCGCCATGA
- the holB gene encoding DNA polymerase III subunit delta', whose translation MKWYPWLNAPYRQILSRYQQGRGHHALLLHSQPGNGEASLCYALSRWLMCRQPDGSKSCGVCHSCRLMMAGNHPDFYQPEPEKGRQTLGVDSIRAIIDSVYGRARQGGVKVVWLPHAEQLTEQAANALLKTLEEPPEDTYFLLVCETPARLLPTLRSRCLYWPLPAPNEALGLRWLRQAGFDDSLSACTALRLCANAPLAAEALLQPARWQARLALCEALQDALTNGDFLALLPALYRDKDDDPLHWLLSLLTDALKWQQGAQEFLVNADRTSLVTALAARWPAGVLHAQWQQWLLCLRQCQEISGVNRELLLTHHLLNWKQGVAHTYASQ comes from the coding sequence ATGAAATGGTATCCCTGGCTCAACGCCCCCTACCGACAAATCCTGTCTCGTTATCAGCAGGGGCGCGGGCATCACGCCCTGCTGCTGCATAGCCAGCCCGGCAACGGCGAGGCGTCGCTGTGCTACGCCCTCAGCCGCTGGCTCATGTGCCGGCAGCCGGACGGTAGCAAAAGCTGCGGGGTCTGTCACAGCTGCCGGCTGATGATGGCCGGCAATCATCCCGACTTTTATCAACCGGAGCCGGAAAAGGGGCGACAGACTCTGGGGGTGGACAGTATCCGCGCCATTATCGATAGCGTCTATGGCCGCGCCCGCCAGGGGGGTGTGAAAGTGGTCTGGCTGCCCCACGCCGAGCAACTCACCGAGCAGGCGGCCAACGCATTGTTGAAAACCCTGGAAGAGCCGCCGGAGGACACCTATTTTCTGCTGGTCTGTGAAACGCCGGCGCGTCTGTTGCCCACGCTGAGAAGCCGATGCCTCTATTGGCCACTGCCGGCCCCGAATGAGGCGCTGGGCCTGCGCTGGTTACGACAGGCGGGTTTTGACGACTCACTGTCCGCTTGCACCGCGCTGCGCCTGTGCGCTAACGCGCCGCTGGCGGCGGAAGCGTTACTTCAGCCGGCGCGCTGGCAGGCGCGGCTGGCGCTGTGCGAGGCGTTGCAGGATGCGCTGACCAACGGCGATTTTCTGGCGCTGTTGCCGGCGCTGTATCGGGATAAAGACGACGATCCGCTGCATTGGCTGCTTAGCCTGCTGACCGATGCGTTGAAGTGGCAGCAGGGCGCGCAGGAATTTCTGGTCAACGCCGACAGGACGTCGCTGGTTACCGCGCTGGCGGCGCGCTGGCCGGCCGGCGTACTGCACGCGCAGTGGCAACAGTGGTTGCTATGTTTGCGCCAGTGCCAGGAGATAAGCGGCGTTAATCGCGAATTATTGCTGACCCACCATTTGCTTAATTGGAAGCAGGGCGTTGCCCATACCTATGCTTCCCAGTGA
- a CDS encoding metal-dependent hydrolase: MFLVDSHCHLDGLDYQALHRDVADVAAKARARDVKLMLAVCTTLPGFHAMTAMIGRRDDVLFSCGIHPLNLDEPYDFAELRRLAAGEGVVALGETGLDYYYQQDNKAQQQAVFREHIRVGRALNKPVIVHTRSAREDTLAILREEQASDCGGVLHCFTEDQATAKALLDMGFYISFSGIVTFRNAEALREAARYVPLDLLLVETDSPYLAPVPYRGKENQPAYVRDVAEFMAALKGVSLTQLAAATTDNFSRLFHVEMQRYLDAN, translated from the coding sequence ATGTTTTTAGTGGATTCCCATTGCCATCTTGATGGCCTGGATTACCAAGCGCTGCATCGGGATGTGGCGGATGTCGCGGCCAAGGCGCGCGCGCGCGACGTGAAACTGATGCTGGCGGTCTGTACCACATTGCCGGGCTTTCACGCCATGACGGCTATGATCGGCCGTCGCGATGATGTGCTGTTTTCCTGCGGTATCCATCCCCTGAATCTTGATGAACCTTACGATTTCGCCGAGCTGCGGCGTCTGGCGGCGGGTGAGGGCGTGGTGGCGCTCGGCGAAACTGGTCTGGATTACTATTACCAGCAGGATAACAAGGCGCAGCAGCAGGCGGTGTTCCGCGAACATATTCGCGTGGGACGCGCGCTGAATAAACCGGTCATCGTACATACGCGCAGCGCCCGTGAAGACACCCTGGCCATCTTGCGCGAGGAGCAGGCCAGTGATTGCGGCGGCGTGCTTCACTGCTTTACCGAAGATCAGGCGACCGCCAAGGCGTTACTGGATATGGGTTTCTACATCTCTTTCTCCGGTATTGTCACTTTCCGCAATGCAGAAGCGCTGCGCGAGGCGGCGCGCTATGTTCCTCTCGACCTCCTTCTGGTGGAGACGGATTCCCCCTACCTGGCCCCGGTACCTTATCGCGGCAAGGAAAACCAGCCGGCTTATGTGCGCGATGTGGCGGAGTTTATGGCGGCGCTGAAGGGCGTCTCTCTGACGCAATTGGCTGCCGCCACCACCGATAATTTCAGCCGCCTGTTTCACGTGGAGATGCAGCGCTACCTCGACGCCAACTGA
- the ptsG gene encoding PTS glucose transporter subunit IIBC, which produces MLQNIFAHLQKIGKSLMLPVSVLPVAGILLGVGSAAFSWLPAVVSDVMAEAGGSVFANMPLIFAVGVALGFTHNDGVAALAAVVAYGIMVKTIAVVAPLILHLSAGDVVAKHLADTGVLGGTIAGAIAASMFNRFYRITLPEYLGFFAGKRFVPIISGLLAIVFGVVLSFIWPPIGAAIQEFSHWAAYQNPMVAFGIYGVVERALVPFGLHHIWNVPFQMLVGEFSNAAGQVFHGDIPRYMAGDPTAGKLSGGFLFKMYGLPAAAIAIWHAARPENRARVGGMMISAALTAFLTGITEPIEFSFMFVAPLLYVIHAILAGLAFPLCILLGMRDGTSFSHGLIDFVVLSGNSSRIWLFPLVGIAYGLVYYSLFRLLIVKLNLNTPGRDVAAVEALSTGGSERAAALVAAFGGKTNITSLDACITRLRISVADVAKVDQTRLKQLGARGVVVVGAGVQAIFGTQSDNLKTEMDDYLRQTV; this is translated from the coding sequence ATGTTACAAAATATATTCGCCCACCTGCAGAAAATCGGCAAGTCGCTGATGCTGCCGGTTTCCGTCTTGCCCGTTGCCGGTATTTTGCTGGGGGTGGGTTCCGCGGCGTTCAGCTGGCTGCCGGCGGTGGTCTCCGACGTCATGGCGGAGGCGGGGGGCTCGGTTTTTGCCAATATGCCGCTGATATTCGCGGTCGGCGTGGCGCTGGGGTTTACTCATAACGACGGCGTGGCGGCGTTGGCGGCGGTGGTGGCGTACGGGATTATGGTCAAAACTATCGCCGTGGTCGCGCCGCTCATTTTGCATCTCTCTGCCGGCGACGTTGTCGCCAAACATCTGGCGGATACGGGGGTTCTGGGTGGCACTATCGCCGGCGCCATCGCCGCGTCGATGTTTAACCGCTTCTACCGTATCACGCTGCCGGAATATTTAGGTTTCTTCGCCGGTAAGCGCTTCGTACCGATTATCTCCGGCCTGCTGGCGATTGTGTTCGGCGTGGTGCTGTCGTTTATTTGGCCGCCGATTGGCGCCGCTATCCAGGAGTTCTCACACTGGGCCGCCTATCAGAATCCGATGGTGGCATTCGGTATTTACGGGGTGGTGGAGCGGGCGTTGGTACCGTTTGGCCTGCACCACATCTGGAATGTACCCTTCCAGATGCTGGTGGGGGAATTCTCCAACGCCGCCGGTCAAGTCTTTCATGGCGATATTCCACGCTATATGGCGGGGGATCCTACCGCGGGCAAGCTATCGGGTGGTTTCCTGTTTAAAATGTACGGTCTGCCCGCCGCCGCTATCGCCATTTGGCACGCCGCCCGGCCGGAAAACCGCGCCCGGGTCGGCGGTATGATGATTTCCGCCGCGCTGACCGCCTTTTTGACCGGTATCACCGAGCCTATCGAATTTTCCTTTATGTTCGTGGCGCCGCTGCTGTATGTCATTCATGCCATATTGGCGGGGCTGGCGTTTCCGCTGTGTATTCTGCTCGGCATGCGTGACGGCACCAGTTTCTCTCATGGGCTGATTGATTTTGTGGTGCTAAGCGGCAACAGCAGTCGCATCTGGCTGTTCCCCCTGGTGGGCATCGCCTATGGTCTGGTGTATTACAGCCTGTTCCGTCTGCTGATCGTCAAGCTGAATTTAAATACGCCGGGGCGCGATGTCGCGGCCGTCGAGGCGCTGTCAACGGGCGGCAGTGAACGGGCCGCGGCGCTGGTGGCGGCGTTTGGCGGCAAAACCAACATCACCAGTCTTGACGCCTGTATCACCCGGCTGCGCATCAGCGTGGCGGATGTGGCGAAAGTCGATCAGACCAGACTGAAGCAGCTGGGTGCCCGCGGTGTGGTAGTGGTGGGTGCCGGCGTACAGGCGATTTTCGGTACCCAATCCGATAATTTGAAAACCGAAATGGATGACTACCTGCGTCAAACGGTATGA
- a CDS encoding ogr/Delta-like zinc finger family protein, which produces MRVMKPRCKVCGAPAIIKKIVHHHPELDTLYCACNDMECGHTFVLNITFSHTLSPSAKTADKLFKAVVDGMNPQQRQMVMEFLQQPTA; this is translated from the coding sequence ATGCGCGTCATGAAACCCCGCTGCAAGGTCTGTGGCGCACCGGCCATCATAAAAAAAATCGTTCATCATCATCCCGAACTGGATACGCTGTATTGTGCCTGTAATGACATGGAGTGCGGGCATACCTTTGTGCTCAATATCACCTTTTCCCACACACTGAGTCCCAGTGCCAAAACTGCCGACAAGCTGTTTAAAGCCGTGGTTGACGGCATGAATCCGCAACAGAGACAAATGGTGATGGAATTTCTTCAACAACCCACCGCTTGA
- a CDS encoding Fic family protein: MLEEKREPRSEGEQMILGNHRLMQLTWESHHEDMTLPLLLQFHATACKGIDDDKYSPGTLRDDDSVYVAGRDDEIIHVPPSAALLPELLRSFVNWINIQHEENVKPSHYIHPVIKACIMHFSLGYIHPFFDGNGRVARALCYWQLFRHGYELLKYVSISKLLKVAPIQYGEAYLKTETDHLDVTYFVDYQCRIFERAVNETLEHVRESSLKLREFNSWLFNHGFLSRLSDIQIMIFNEIIIDPESRFLVSDFSKKAGISESAARQNLEKLFEAGLLLKSGGGGSKPVVYTPKKSLDKIKQALIEMNKK; encoded by the coding sequence ATGCTTGAGGAAAAGCGCGAACCACGCAGTGAAGGCGAACAGATGATATTGGGCAATCATCGTTTGATGCAACTGACATGGGAGAGTCACCATGAAGACATGACGTTGCCATTATTATTGCAGTTTCATGCAACCGCATGCAAAGGGATTGACGACGATAAATACAGTCCTGGCACTCTCAGAGACGATGATTCTGTTTATGTCGCGGGACGTGATGACGAGATCATCCATGTTCCTCCTTCAGCTGCTTTGTTACCGGAATTATTGAGGAGTTTTGTGAATTGGATCAATATCCAACATGAGGAAAACGTAAAACCGAGTCATTATATTCACCCTGTAATAAAAGCATGCATTATGCATTTTTCATTAGGGTACATTCATCCTTTTTTTGATGGAAATGGACGTGTGGCCAGAGCACTATGTTACTGGCAGCTTTTTCGGCACGGTTATGAATTGCTTAAATATGTTTCCATATCAAAATTATTAAAGGTTGCACCGATACAGTACGGTGAGGCTTACTTGAAAACTGAAACCGATCATCTGGATGTCACTTATTTTGTTGATTATCAATGCAGAATATTTGAACGCGCGGTAAATGAAACGCTGGAGCATGTAAGAGAATCATCATTAAAGTTGAGAGAATTTAATAGCTGGCTTTTTAATCATGGCTTCCTTTCGCGTCTATCTGATATTCAAATAATGATTTTTAATGAAATTATTATTGATCCTGAGTCGCGTTTTTTGGTGTCTGATTTTTCTAAGAAAGCCGGGATCTCTGAAAGTGCGGCCAGGCAAAACCTTGAAAAATTATTTGAGGCTGGCCTCTTGCTGAAGTCAGGTGGTGGTGGAAGCAAGCCGGTCGTTTATACGCCGAAAAAATCTCTTGACAAAATCAAGCAAGCATTAATCGAGATGAATAAAAAATAA
- a CDS encoding replication endonuclease yields the protein MTISVHCLATAQPNPPQHNGVVAFLRLRTQHQRLPDLDSQALKSLTNAAAHVAATEVARLTHALGDKTEWRIVYDHYHHLARITRLLGVQPSLWNKLEKCFVPFDAQPANRRMCDARWWLNNLRRTANRWREHLAIAMGYVHKQASPNVSTTALRDWHEQRRRTNEWRKCMELEDEEGNRISLMDGYAASQANPAIRRTELMVRIRGYEDIANEQGYIGAFVTVTAPSSHHATLKNGRVNRKWNGASPADTQRYLNSVWACARAKSHRQKLRFFGMRVAEPHHDGTPHSHLLVFARPEDMPRILEILRDYAIAADCEELRSAVAASARFDAKAIDPEKGSATGYVAKYISKNIDGYALDGETDDESGRPLKESAQRATAWASRWGIRQFQFIGCTPVTVWRELRRLNDSETAHGLSVEFAACHDAANAPDWAGYVNAQGGPLVKRDDLAVRTWYQPAEVLNQYGEEMLSIRGLFDTVVGGDSPILTRLKQWKIVPKLAVDVSNADALPRSSVFNSLC from the coding sequence ATGACGATTTCTGTGCACTGTTTGGCGACCGCGCAACCCAATCCCCCCCAGCATAATGGCGTGGTGGCCTTTTTGCGCCTGCGCACCCAGCATCAGCGCCTGCCCGACCTGGACAGTCAGGCGCTTAAGTCCTTGACGAACGCCGCCGCCCATGTTGCCGCCACGGAAGTGGCCCGCCTGACCCACGCGCTGGGCGATAAAACCGAATGGCGCATCGTCTATGACCACTATCACCATCTCGCTCGGATCACCCGCCTGCTGGGCGTACAGCCGTCGCTCTGGAACAAGCTGGAAAAATGTTTTGTTCCCTTTGATGCCCAACCGGCCAACAGGCGAATGTGTGATGCGCGGTGGTGGCTGAACAACCTGCGCCGTACCGCCAACCGCTGGCGTGAACATCTGGCTATCGCCATGGGGTATGTCCACAAGCAGGCCTCCCCGAACGTCAGCACAACCGCCTTGCGTGACTGGCACGAACAGCGTCGCCGCACCAACGAGTGGCGCAAATGCATGGAGCTGGAAGACGAAGAGGGTAACCGTATCAGCCTGATGGATGGCTATGCCGCCAGCCAGGCCAATCCCGCCATCCGACGGACTGAACTGATGGTGCGTATAAGGGGTTATGAAGATATCGCCAATGAACAGGGCTATATTGGCGCATTTGTCACTGTTACCGCCCCCTCAAGCCATCACGCCACGCTAAAAAATGGGCGCGTTAACCGTAAATGGAACGGGGCCAGCCCGGCAGACACCCAGCGCTACCTTAATAGCGTCTGGGCCTGCGCCCGCGCCAAAAGCCATCGCCAGAAGCTGCGCTTTTTTGGTATGCGCGTCGCCGAGCCACACCATGACGGTACGCCGCACAGCCATTTACTGGTATTTGCCCGCCCGGAAGACATGCCCCGCATCCTGGAAATCCTACGCGACTATGCCATAGCGGCAGACTGTGAGGAATTACGCAGCGCCGTCGCGGCAAGCGCCCGGTTTGATGCCAAAGCCATTGACCCGGAAAAAGGCAGCGCCACCGGGTACGTTGCCAAATACATCTCGAAAAACATCGACGGCTATGCCCTGGACGGTGAAACCGACGACGAAAGCGGCAGACCGCTAAAGGAAAGCGCACAGCGCGCCACCGCCTGGGCTTCACGCTGGGGCATTCGTCAATTTCAGTTTATTGGCTGCACTCCCGTCACCGTCTGGCGGGAGCTGCGCCGCCTGAATGACAGCGAAACCGCGCACGGCCTGAGCGTGGAATTTGCTGCCTGCCACGATGCGGCCAACGCCCCCGACTGGGCGGGGTACGTCAATGCCCAGGGCGGGCCATTGGTCAAGCGTGATGATCTGGCGGTGCGCACCTGGTACCAGCCCGCTGAGGTACTCAATCAGTACGGCGAGGAAATGCTCAGTATTCGCGGCCTGTTCGATACGGTCGTTGGCGGGGACTCACCGATCCTGACCCGGCTGAAGCAGTGGAAGATTGTGCCGAAGTTGGCCGTTGACGTGAGCAACGCGGACGCGTTGCCTCGGAGTTCTGTCTTTAACTCGCTTTGTTGA
- a CDS encoding DNA adenine methylase, whose amino-acid sequence MYWQTLTPTLSIIYQAVVDSPEGIIQAALPLFKHANTSVDYFRYRTDFAQWRATTGLKRAAVFLYLNRHGYNGLCRYNLRGEFNVPYGRYKKPYFPAAEICLFAEKARDTHTRFVCLLFEETLAFHVNEHCAVYADPPYLPPEDRDGFTGYYIAPFRDEEHQALADALTETHLRWDVPVVLSGNNTPKTHAAYQGFTFHYTHTHYSIAAKGASRGKAGEVIATLPVRQSRPSTSEADGFLTDEWLEFV is encoded by the coding sequence ATGTACTGGCAGACATTAACCCCGACCTTATCAATTATCTACCAAGCGGTTGTGGATAGCCCGGAAGGTATCATACAGGCCGCGCTACCGCTATTCAAGCACGCCAACACCTCTGTTGACTATTTTCGTTACCGCACCGATTTCGCCCAATGGCGAGCGACCACGGGCCTTAAACGTGCCGCCGTGTTCCTTTACCTGAATCGCCATGGCTACAACGGCCTGTGCCGTTATAACCTGCGGGGCGAATTTAACGTACCGTATGGACGTTACAAGAAGCCCTATTTCCCCGCCGCGGAAATCTGCCTGTTCGCCGAAAAGGCGCGCGATACCCATACCCGGTTTGTCTGCCTGCTCTTTGAGGAAACATTGGCGTTCCATGTAAATGAACACTGCGCAGTTTATGCCGATCCGCCTTATTTACCACCTGAAGACAGAGACGGCTTCACCGGTTATTACATCGCGCCGTTTCGGGACGAAGAACATCAGGCGCTGGCCGATGCCCTGACGGAGACCCACCTGCGCTGGGACGTCCCTGTCGTGCTTTCGGGCAATAACACCCCCAAGACCCACGCCGCCTATCAAGGCTTTACGTTTCACTACACCCACACCCATTACAGCATCGCCGCCAAGGGGGCTAGTCGGGGTAAAGCCGGGGAAGTGATAGCCACGTTGCCGGTGCGGCAGTCTCGGCCGTCGACCTCCGAAGCGGATGGTTTCCTTACGGATGAGTGGCTGGAGTTTGTCTGA
- a CDS encoding 3'-5' exonuclease has product MNHLMIDIETLGVRASAPLAAIGAVFFEPTTGQLGKAFYARVDPRSDEAAGARAEVDTALWWLCQDAQARAELIIDPRLSASDALNALLNYINASQIPAGRKHLNIWCKGGSFDVVILSAAFELHGLPIPWHFWRVRNMRTLLSLAQANDYCPPPRQTPEHYALDDARYQAQVVAEIWQRHSAPFLEHC; this is encoded by the coding sequence ATGAATCATCTCATGATAGACATTGAAACCCTCGGCGTTCGTGCTAGTGCGCCACTGGCGGCGATTGGCGCCGTCTTTTTTGAACCGACTACCGGCCAGTTGGGCAAAGCGTTTTATGCCCGCGTTGACCCGCGCAGTGATGAGGCTGCCGGCGCCCGTGCGGAAGTCGATACGGCGTTGTGGTGGTTATGTCAGGACGCACAAGCGCGCGCCGAATTGATTATTGACCCTCGCCTTTCTGCGAGTGATGCCCTGAATGCGTTGCTGAATTACATCAACGCCAGCCAGATACCCGCTGGCCGCAAGCACCTGAACATCTGGTGCAAGGGTGGCAGCTTTGACGTGGTGATTTTAAGCGCGGCCTTTGAGCTCCATGGCCTGCCCATTCCCTGGCATTTCTGGCGAGTGCGAAATATGCGCACCCTGCTGTCGCTGGCGCAAGCAAACGACTATTGCCCGCCGCCGCGCCAGACCCCGGAGCACTACGCTCTTGATGATGCCCGCTATCAGGCGCAGGTGGTGGCGGAAATCTGGCAGCGTCATTCCGCCCCCTTTCTCGAACATTGCTGA